Proteins encoded together in one Bacteroides ovatus window:
- a CDS encoding RagB/SusD family nutrient uptake outer membrane protein, translated as MKLSNLYTTLLFSLCLLFQSCLDMNPEEQLSDGDMWQNRGQFEAFAKNFYGWTRDFGGLGDAHGDVQADLFSTNPRNLFSNGTSTIPLTDKSYTDAYANLRQVNLLLQKAESYALPEEIKIPVGEAYFFRAYIYFDLLQRFGGVIKVEEPLDITSPELYRTQNTREEINEFIISDLNEAIALLPKFKDITAANAGTISLEGAQAFLSRVGLYAGTWEKFHNGNGSNTELSKKWLKIAYEAADAVIESKTFELFKPSDLVIEGDEGAAYRYLFILENEKSNPAGLNKSANKEYIFSRRHDTTLAPIGINITEGRFNNALYVTRKLANMYLQKSTGLPIDISKWNYATKNSEYFDRDNRMTSIMMVDGGFYFSSNGGRYRRTWLGDAAEIKEAGVTAHNAAGGTGYRCRKWCSEREVENRKEGYDYPIIRYAEVLLNYAEAKFEYDDNILDPDLDKSLNLVRLRVNPTMPKLSNGLLRGTGTNMRTEIRRERTVELIDECFRLDDLKRWKTAENEMPEDMLGIKYTGTAFETSGWAGVVTNTEGCLIWESGRKWDNKQYLYPFPLDQLQLNTNLRPNWQSTNPYVK; from the coding sequence ATGAAACTATCGAATTTATATACTACCTTACTTTTTAGTTTGTGTTTGTTGTTCCAGTCATGTCTGGACATGAATCCCGAGGAGCAACTCTCGGATGGCGACATGTGGCAGAATCGCGGGCAATTCGAAGCTTTTGCCAAGAATTTCTATGGTTGGACACGCGATTTCGGTGGCTTGGGGGATGCTCACGGTGATGTACAAGCAGACCTGTTTAGTACAAATCCCAGGAATCTTTTCAGTAATGGAACATCTACCATTCCACTTACCGACAAAAGCTATACAGATGCTTATGCCAATCTTCGTCAAGTAAATCTGTTGTTACAAAAGGCAGAATCTTATGCTCTTCCCGAAGAAATTAAGATACCTGTTGGTGAGGCATATTTTTTCAGGGCTTATATCTATTTTGACCTGCTTCAACGTTTTGGAGGAGTCATTAAGGTGGAAGAACCGTTAGATATCACTTCTCCGGAGCTTTATCGCACTCAAAATACAAGAGAAGAAATTAACGAATTCATTATCTCCGATTTGAACGAAGCGATAGCGCTTTTGCCGAAGTTTAAGGATATCACTGCTGCAAACGCAGGCACTATTTCACTTGAGGGTGCACAAGCCTTTTTATCCCGTGTGGGACTTTATGCGGGGACATGGGAAAAATTCCATAATGGTAATGGAAGCAATACGGAATTGTCAAAGAAATGGTTGAAAATAGCATACGAAGCTGCTGATGCAGTTATTGAGTCGAAAACATTCGAACTCTTCAAACCGTCTGATTTGGTTATTGAAGGGGATGAAGGGGCTGCTTACCGTTATTTGTTTATACTGGAAAATGAGAAATCGAATCCGGCCGGTTTGAACAAAAGTGCAAATAAAGAATATATATTTTCCAGAAGACATGATACGACATTGGCACCTATTGGTATCAATATTACCGAAGGTCGTTTTAATAATGCGTTATATGTAACACGTAAATTGGCCAATATGTATCTTCAAAAGAGCACCGGATTGCCGATTGATATATCGAAGTGGAATTACGCTACTAAAAATTCGGAGTATTTCGACCGTGACAACCGCATGACAAGCATAATGATGGTAGACGGAGGTTTTTACTTCAGTAGCAACGGTGGACGTTATCGTAGAACGTGGTTGGGAGATGCAGCTGAAATTAAGGAAGCCGGAGTGACTGCTCACAATGCAGCAGGTGGTACCGGGTACCGTTGTCGCAAATGGTGTTCGGAAAGAGAAGTGGAAAACCGGAAGGAAGGATACGACTATCCTATTATTCGTTATGCGGAGGTGCTTTTAAACTATGCAGAAGCAAAATTTGAATACGATGACAATATCTTGGATCCTGATTTGGACAAATCGTTGAATCTGGTACGTTTGAGAGTTAATCCTACTATGCCTAAATTGTCTAACGGACTGCTTCGGGGTACAGGTACAAACATGAGAACGGAAATTCGTCGTGAACGTACGGTGGAATTGATTGATGAATGTTTCAGACTGGATGACTTGAAACGTTGGAAAACAGCAGAAAACGAAATGCCTGAAGATATGTTGGGAATCAAATATACGGGAACCGCTTTTGAAACTTCCGGTTGGGCAGGGGTTGTGACGAATACGGAAGGATGCTTGATTTGGGAGAGCGGCAGAAAATGGGACAATAAGCAGTATTTGTATCCTTTCCCGCTGGATCAGTTGCAACTGAATACGAACTTGCGGCCCAACTGGCAATCTACAAATCCTTATGTGAAATAA
- a CDS encoding Ig-like domain-containing protein encodes MKRIYTLSKTMAFLFSCMALIGTVISCADDYNTDPLTKNTILSSITIDEKYEVYTLVKGENYTLHFSTLPEDATNPGVSWVSGNEEVATVDANGKVTAVAVGTSVITAKPAVGYADGVSAAITISVVEELALTQSVEITNLPEELTMMETQSVQLKTKTVPEKPSFYLLSWKSSDEKVATVDENGRVLAVGEGKATITATTTDGTDLSHSVEVTVKPVIHVETFEMSSIHNKLAKGEISVLKYTVTPADATVSALVWTTSDATVASIEKRVLGEEEVFVILGGVNSGTATLTASITYADGSPGFEKSFEVSVVDGKINDDFLFTAGCFEGGDYGVLENGRLVRKIEKEANAKCEAQFRGTMTFYPSKYPIYAVKTFFEDSLDPAKTPTLLLNIWNNNPRISIGFYGGTAAGNAQNLYKVSMTRTSDGGYVTYADLSTPNIFKGANADFLTNGVLNDGITLDRCEHRFYDTYYTEAVTEPFALDWVKTFESLEAYKAYLIENEGVVFE; translated from the coding sequence ATGAAAAGAATATATACATTAAGCAAGACGATGGCTTTCCTGTTTTCATGCATGGCACTGATAGGAACTGTAATCTCTTGTGCGGACGATTACAATACCGATCCGCTGACTAAAAATACCATTCTATCATCGATAACGATTGATGAGAAATATGAAGTCTATACACTGGTAAAGGGCGAAAACTATACTTTGCATTTCTCTACTTTGCCGGAAGATGCGACTAATCCCGGGGTGTCTTGGGTATCAGGTAACGAAGAGGTGGCTACGGTAGATGCTAACGGTAAGGTGACGGCTGTTGCTGTCGGAACATCGGTTATTACGGCAAAACCAGCTGTCGGATATGCAGATGGAGTATCGGCTGCCATAACAATTAGTGTAGTTGAAGAACTTGCGCTTACACAATCGGTTGAGATAACCAATTTGCCTGAAGAGCTTACCATGATGGAAACGCAATCGGTTCAGCTCAAAACGAAAACTGTACCGGAGAAACCTAGTTTCTATCTTCTATCGTGGAAAAGTAGCGATGAGAAAGTGGCTACGGTTGATGAAAACGGGCGAGTACTGGCTGTGGGAGAAGGAAAAGCGACAATTACTGCAACAACTACAGATGGCACGGATCTGTCCCATTCAGTTGAGGTAACGGTAAAACCTGTTATTCACGTGGAAACATTCGAGATGAGTTCTATACATAACAAACTTGCCAAAGGTGAAATATCTGTGTTGAAATACACTGTAACACCTGCGGATGCAACTGTATCTGCTTTGGTATGGACTACTTCCGATGCTACAGTCGCTTCCATTGAAAAACGAGTTTTGGGAGAAGAAGAGGTATTCGTCATCTTGGGAGGTGTAAATTCTGGTACAGCAACATTAACGGCAAGTATTACCTATGCTGACGGTTCTCCGGGCTTTGAGAAATCATTTGAAGTTTCTGTGGTAGATGGTAAGATTAATGATGATTTCCTCTTTACGGCAGGATGTTTCGAAGGTGGGGATTATGGAGTATTGGAGAATGGTAGATTAGTGAGGAAGATAGAAAAAGAAGCCAACGCGAAATGTGAAGCACAGTTCCGTGGAACGATGACTTTCTACCCGTCGAAATATCCTATATATGCAGTGAAGACTTTCTTCGAAGATAGTCTCGACCCGGCCAAGACTCCCACATTGTTACTTAATATCTGGAACAATAATCCACGAATCAGTATCGGATTCTATGGTGGTACTGCTGCGGGTAATGCACAAAATTTATATAAAGTAAGCATGACAAGAACCAGTGATGGCGGATATGTAACTTATGCCGACTTAAGCACCCCCAATATTTTCAAGGGAGCAAATGCCGACTTTTTAACAAACGGAGTGCTGAATGACGGAATTACATTAGACCGCTGTGAACACAGGTTCTATGATACTTACTATACTGAAGCTGTAACGGAACCTTTTGCGCTCGATTGGGTTAAGACCTTCGAATCATTGGAAGCATATAAGGCTTATCTGATAGAGAATGAAGGAGTTGTTTTTGAATAA
- a CDS encoding alginate lyase family protein — protein MKKKMITLAMVLFTFLSCSNKDYFDEGHVDLTPGYTIEEEDTYKVYTLNHPCLMHTNDDFQYVVGKIKTGAQPWGAAWEFLEQNQYTQLNENWTTDAPEILLRNSSGGNFKVAREPGLAAYYLALRWRIAEGLGEEDAYKYADKAVKILDNWSTVCKAIQVENTNDHYALVTGFDGHRFAQAAEVMRDYQPWVDNGGFSKFQTWLKNVVAGPATYFISQKTDPYWSWGGWEVPNVAIMLAIGIVCDDQDMINEAINYYKHGPSSGCIQHLVVALHQDPAGLGEGYCLGQADESGRDQDHAGLSMATLAPMCQAAYNIGEDLYGIKANDSFTTEDGRVYNRYPKYAEYGDVNLTLAFFEYYAKFNCDPIEAVDMPFTYWETRHGQQNEISYQGRGHFYAGYEMIYSHYKHVKGVSAPYSKKFAEKYRPATSIHPFEYDNDFPGIGTLMFYKGE, from the coding sequence ATGAAAAAGAAAATGATAACTCTAGCGATGGTGTTATTTACATTCCTGTCTTGTAGTAATAAGGACTATTTTGATGAGGGGCATGTTGACCTGACACCGGGTTATACAATAGAAGAAGAGGATACTTATAAAGTATACACTTTGAATCATCCCTGTCTGATGCATACCAATGACGATTTCCAATATGTAGTGGGGAAGATAAAAACAGGTGCTCAACCTTGGGGCGCTGCATGGGAGTTCCTGGAACAGAACCAATACACGCAACTTAACGAAAACTGGACAACTGACGCTCCCGAGATTCTTTTGAGAAATTCTTCAGGTGGTAACTTTAAAGTTGCCAGAGAACCGGGATTGGCCGCCTATTATTTGGCCTTGCGCTGGAGAATAGCAGAAGGACTAGGCGAAGAAGATGCATATAAGTATGCGGATAAGGCTGTGAAGATTCTGGATAACTGGTCGACTGTATGTAAAGCAATTCAAGTGGAGAATACGAATGACCATTATGCGTTAGTTACCGGATTTGACGGACATCGGTTTGCACAAGCGGCGGAAGTAATGCGGGATTATCAGCCTTGGGTAGATAATGGAGGATTTTCTAAGTTCCAGACTTGGTTGAAAAATGTAGTTGCAGGTCCTGCAACCTACTTCATCAGTCAAAAAACAGATCCTTACTGGTCTTGGGGCGGATGGGAAGTTCCAAACGTGGCAATCATGCTGGCAATAGGTATTGTATGTGATGACCAGGATATGATTAATGAAGCGATAAACTATTATAAACATGGTCCCAGTTCGGGATGTATCCAGCACTTGGTGGTAGCACTACATCAAGACCCTGCCGGTCTGGGTGAAGGATATTGCCTTGGACAAGCTGATGAATCGGGTCGCGACCAGGATCATGCCGGATTGAGTATGGCTACACTGGCTCCGATGTGTCAGGCTGCGTATAATATCGGAGAAGATTTGTATGGCATCAAAGCAAACGACTCTTTTACGACAGAAGACGGACGTGTATATAATCGTTACCCTAAATATGCTGAATATGGGGATGTAAATCTGACTCTTGCATTCTTTGAATATTATGCAAAGTTCAATTGTGATCCTATTGAAGCTGTAGATATGCCGTTTACCTATTGGGAAACCAGACATGGTCAGCAAAACGAAATTTCATATCAAGGTCGGGGACACTTCTATGCAGGATATGAAATGATTTATAGTCATTATAAGCATGTAAAAGGAGTGAGTGCTCCCTATTCGAAGAAGTTTGCGGAGAAATATCGTCCGGCTACCAGTATTCACCCGTTTGAATATGATAATGATTTTCCCGGAATAGGTACTCTGATGTTCTACAAAGGAGAATGA
- a CDS encoding glycoside hydrolase family 30 protein, which produces MKLKTITAFFAITWAVSTTVSAQKVSIYSTTSTERWVEKKQTLDKNPAGQADICVYPDSLLQNVVGFGGTFNELSWDALQCLSPAERDKVMAALFSEEGIHFALGRTPIGASDYAMGYYSYNDVKDDYTMRNFSIDRDRYILIPYIKEALKLRPDLKMWASPWTPPAWMKVNEHYSQKSSGIEGTEVGHNRLDPHRNLIGNVTGFKMQQGYLQAYAIYFSKYVQAYKQNGINIQMIMPQNEIAWTPCWPSCTWRPEDLAIFVNQYLGPQFEKDSIDTEIWMGTVNYPNPDYVRTFFKQKDSDKYVKGVGVQWTGMRALPAVHKEYPDYCYMQTENMCGNSENDWSALENTWNAVVHCFNNGVDSYIYWNMVLNETCKSWWDWAQNTLIIIDRKTGQVRYTDEYYLMKHLSHFVQPGSRLLKVSDGKNTLAFRSHDGKVVVVAYNPEEQERSCSFKVGSKYIRVILKGKSINTIVI; this is translated from the coding sequence ATGAAATTAAAGACTATAACTGCATTTTTTGCAATAACATGGGCAGTTTCTACTACTGTTTCTGCCCAGAAGGTTAGTATATATTCCACCACTTCTACCGAACGTTGGGTAGAGAAAAAACAGACATTGGATAAAAATCCTGCCGGACAGGCGGATATCTGTGTTTATCCTGACAGTCTGTTACAGAATGTTGTTGGGTTTGGAGGTACTTTTAATGAACTTAGTTGGGATGCCTTGCAATGCTTGTCTCCGGCAGAACGTGATAAAGTGATGGCAGCCTTGTTCTCGGAAGAGGGTATTCATTTCGCATTAGGACGTACTCCTATTGGTGCCAGTGATTATGCTATGGGATATTATTCTTACAATGACGTAAAGGATGACTATACCATGCGTAACTTTAGTATTGACCGTGATCGCTATATCCTCATTCCTTATATTAAGGAAGCGCTGAAGCTGCGTCCTGATTTGAAGATGTGGGCCTCTCCTTGGACACCGCCTGCATGGATGAAAGTCAATGAACATTATTCGCAGAAGAGTTCCGGTATTGAAGGGACTGAAGTGGGGCACAACCGTCTCGACCCTCATCGCAATCTTATAGGGAATGTTACCGGTTTTAAAATGCAACAGGGGTATCTTCAGGCGTATGCCATTTATTTTTCCAAATACGTACAGGCTTACAAGCAGAACGGCATAAACATTCAGATGATTATGCCGCAAAATGAAATCGCATGGACTCCCTGCTGGCCTTCCTGTACTTGGCGTCCGGAAGACTTGGCTATTTTTGTCAATCAGTATCTTGGGCCCCAGTTTGAAAAAGATTCCATTGATACTGAAATCTGGATGGGAACAGTCAATTATCCGAATCCGGATTATGTACGCACTTTTTTCAAGCAGAAAGATTCTGATAAATATGTAAAAGGTGTTGGCGTGCAATGGACAGGCATGCGGGCTTTGCCGGCTGTACATAAAGAATATCCGGATTATTGCTACATGCAGACAGAGAATATGTGTGGTAATTCGGAGAATGACTGGTCTGCTTTGGAAAATACATGGAATGCTGTAGTTCACTGCTTCAATAATGGTGTTGATTCTTATATTTATTGGAATATGGTATTGAACGAAACCTGTAAGAGTTGGTGGGACTGGGCACAAAACACTCTTATTATTATTGACAGAAAAACAGGGCAGGTACGCTATACGGATGAATATTATTTGATGAAACATCTTTCCCATTTTGTTCAGCCGGGCAGTCGTCTGCTGAAAGTGTCAGATGGTAAGAATACGCTTGCTTTCCGTTCGCATGATGGTAAAGTGGTAGTTGTAGCTTACAATCCGGAAGAACAAGAACGCTCTTGTAGTTTTAAGGTAGGTAGCAAGTATATACGTGTTATATTGAAAGGTAAATCTATTAATACAATTGTCATTTGA
- a CDS encoding glycosyl hydrolase family 28 protein, with product MKRQICSILLFIFCVTLQAQLVTYPEGLKANMPHNDDYTVRVRIPGGEWEDLFEYNVQVDMDAVQNASMVQFDMNGTVEVMVKKNNGTVREVDIRPLSCNIQYRQNKNVITFMLDKPQYLSVEFNGDRLHNLHLFANPLETEVYKKAEKGIMYFGPGVHAPLDLPNNLIRVLGNTTVYLAPGAVLKAKLLVDGVENVRIIGRGILAHPVRGIEVTNAKNVLIDGITVVNPNHYTVFGAGTKGLTVKNLKSFSCKSWSDGIDLMCCRDVLIDNVFMRNSDDCIALYNHRWNWWGGSGNITVQNAVLWADIAHPINIGGHGDPESPVGEVMENLTFRQIDILEHDEDDVPYQGCMAIDCGDKNLVRNVLFEDIRVESIQEGRLFHLNVRFNEKYDKAPGRGIENVTFRNITYDGLGENPSLIKGFDNSRKVKNVIFDNVVINGQRMTDLNGFVKNEFVEDIRVR from the coding sequence ATGAAAAGACAAATTTGCAGTATTTTATTATTCATATTTTGCGTGACATTACAGGCGCAGTTGGTGACTTATCCGGAAGGTTTGAAGGCGAATATGCCACATAATGATGATTATACGGTGCGTGTCCGTATTCCGGGAGGTGAATGGGAAGATTTGTTTGAATATAATGTACAGGTAGATATGGATGCTGTGCAGAATGCTTCAATGGTTCAGTTTGATATGAATGGAACGGTTGAGGTGATGGTGAAAAAGAATAATGGAACCGTACGTGAGGTTGATATACGTCCTCTTAGTTGCAACATCCAATACCGGCAGAACAAGAATGTGATTACTTTTATGTTGGACAAGCCTCAATATCTGTCAGTGGAATTTAATGGGGACAGACTTCATAATCTGCATCTTTTTGCAAATCCGTTGGAAACAGAGGTTTATAAAAAAGCAGAAAAAGGTATCATGTATTTCGGACCGGGTGTTCATGCTCCTTTGGATTTGCCAAATAATCTGATACGTGTTCTTGGCAATACTACCGTATATTTGGCTCCGGGTGCAGTGCTTAAGGCTAAGTTATTAGTTGACGGTGTAGAAAATGTACGTATTATCGGTCGTGGTATATTGGCTCATCCGGTTCGTGGTATCGAAGTGACGAATGCAAAGAATGTACTCATTGATGGAATTACGGTAGTGAATCCGAATCATTATACGGTGTTTGGTGCAGGAACAAAAGGGTTGACGGTGAAGAATCTGAAATCCTTTAGCTGTAAGAGTTGGAGTGACGGAATCGACCTGATGTGCTGTCGTGATGTGCTGATTGACAATGTTTTTATGCGTAACAGTGATGATTGCATTGCACTCTATAATCACCGTTGGAATTGGTGGGGAGGTTCTGGCAATATCACAGTGCAGAATGCTGTTCTTTGGGCGGATATTGCTCATCCGATTAATATCGGTGGACATGGAGACCCGGAATCACCGGTAGGCGAAGTAATGGAAAACCTTACTTTCCGGCAGATAGATATTTTGGAACATGATGAGGACGATGTTCCATATCAAGGGTGTATGGCTATTGATTGCGGTGATAAGAACTTGGTACGTAATGTCTTGTTTGAGGACATTCGTGTAGAGAGTATTCAAGAAGGCAGACTTTTTCATCTCAATGTGCGTTTCAATGAGAAATATGATAAAGCTCCCGGACGGGGAATTGAAAATGTCACTTTCCGTAATATTACTTATGACGGGCTTGGTGAGAATCCGTCTCTAATCAAAGGGTTCGACAACAGTCGGAAAGTGAAGAATGTAATCTTTGATAATGTCGTTATTAATGGTCAGAGGATGACGGATCTGAATGGATTTGTAAAGAACGAATTCGTAGAGGATATACGTGTGCGGTAA
- a CDS encoding glycoside hydrolase family 127 protein, producing the protein MIMSKQFLVAIALLAVSAISSAQSVYPGQHQGKMKKETVAPVRVESFDLKDIRLLPSRFRDNMLRDSAWMTSIDVNRLLHSFRTNAGVFAGREGGYMTVKKLGGWESLDCELRGHTTGHLLSAYALIYAATGSEIFKLKGDSLVNGLTEVQNALKGGYLSAFPEELINRNIRGKSVWAPWYTLHKLYSGLIDQYLYADNLQALKVVTKMGDWAYNKLKPLTEETRKLMIRNEFGGINESFYNLYAITGDERYRWLAEYFYHNDVIDPLKELRDDLGTKHTNTFIPKVIAEARNYELTRNETSRKLSEFFWHTMIDHHTFAPGCSSDKEHYFDPKKLSQHLTGYTGETCCTYNMLKLSRHLFCWTGDSSIADYYERALYNHILGQQDPETGMVAYFLPLLSGAHKLYSTKENSFWCCVGSGFENHAKYGEAIYYHNNQGIYVNLFIPSQVTWKEKGLTIRQETEFPQEETTRFTLRTENPVRTTIYLRYPSWSKDVKVLVNGKKISVKQKPGSYIVITREWKDGDQISATYPMQIKLEATPDNPDKAALLYGPLVLAGERGTEGMQAPAPFSNPALYNDYYTYNFHVPAHLRTSLKLDKKHPERALQRVGSDLKFTTEQGDVIRPLYDLHRQRYVVYWDLQSEK; encoded by the coding sequence ATGATTATGAGTAAGCAGTTTTTGGTTGCAATCGCATTATTGGCAGTATCGGCTATATCGTCGGCTCAATCCGTGTACCCCGGACAACACCAGGGGAAAATGAAAAAAGAGACAGTAGCTCCTGTACGGGTGGAAAGTTTTGATTTGAAAGACATCCGTTTATTGCCAAGTCGTTTTCGTGACAATATGTTGCGGGATTCCGCATGGATGACTTCCATTGATGTGAATCGCCTGTTGCATAGTTTCCGGACAAATGCCGGAGTCTTTGCCGGTCGTGAAGGCGGGTATATGACAGTGAAGAAACTCGGTGGCTGGGAATCCTTGGACTGTGAGCTTCGCGGACATACTACCGGACATTTGCTTTCGGCTTATGCCTTGATATATGCCGCTACCGGAAGTGAGATTTTCAAGCTGAAAGGGGATAGCCTTGTCAACGGGCTGACTGAAGTTCAGAACGCTTTGAAAGGAGGATATCTAAGTGCTTTTCCCGAAGAATTGATAAACCGTAATATCCGGGGAAAGAGTGTCTGGGCACCTTGGTACACCTTGCATAAGCTTTATTCCGGTCTGATAGACCAATATCTGTATGCAGATAATCTGCAAGCCTTGAAAGTGGTGACTAAAATGGGCGACTGGGCTTATAACAAACTAAAACCGCTCACAGAAGAAACCCGCAAACTTATGATACGTAATGAGTTTGGAGGTATCAATGAGTCATTTTACAATTTGTATGCTATCACAGGAGACGAACGTTATCGCTGGCTGGCGGAATATTTCTACCACAATGACGTAATCGACCCATTGAAAGAACTTCGCGATGACTTGGGGACTAAACATACGAATACCTTTATCCCGAAAGTCATAGCCGAAGCGCGTAACTACGAGTTAACCCGCAACGAGACAAGCAGGAAACTATCGGAATTCTTCTGGCACACCATGATTGACCATCATACTTTTGCTCCGGGATGTAGCAGTGACAAAGAACACTACTTTGATCCGAAGAAGTTATCCCAACATCTGACTGGCTATACCGGAGAAACTTGTTGTACCTATAACATGCTCAAACTTAGCCGCCATCTTTTTTGCTGGACGGGCGATTCATCTATTGCGGATTATTATGAAAGGGCATTGTATAATCACATCTTGGGACAACAAGACCCTGAAACAGGTATGGTAGCTTATTTTCTGCCTTTGCTTTCCGGGGCTCATAAACTGTATAGCACAAAAGAGAACTCTTTTTGGTGTTGTGTCGGCAGCGGATTCGAAAATCATGCTAAATACGGAGAAGCCATCTACTACCATAACAATCAGGGAATATATGTAAATCTATTTATCCCTTCACAGGTAACCTGGAAAGAAAAAGGACTGACAATCCGTCAAGAAACGGAATTCCCACAGGAAGAAACAACGCGTTTCACTCTCCGGACAGAAAATCCTGTTCGTACCACCATTTATCTGCGCTATCCTTCGTGGAGCAAGGATGTAAAAGTGTTGGTAAATGGTAAGAAAATATCTGTGAAACAGAAACCTGGTTCTTATATTGTCATTACCCGTGAATGGAAAGATGGCGACCAAATCTCGGCTACTTATCCGATGCAAATCAAACTGGAGGCTACCCCGGATAACCCGGATAAGGCAGCCCTGTTATATGGCCCGTTGGTATTGGCGGGAGAACGGGGAACTGAAGGTATGCAAGCCCCTGCTCCTTTCTCAAATCCTGCTCTTTATAATGATTATTATACCTATAATTTTCATGTCCCAGCACATTTGCGTACCTCTTTGAAACTAGATAAGAAACACCCTGAACGTGCTTTGCAACGTGTAGGAAGTGATTTGAAGTTTACGACAGAACAAGGAGATGTGATTCGTCCGCTATACGATTTGCATCGTCAGCGCTATGTCGTATATTGGGATTTACAATCAGAAAAATAG